The genomic window GTTTCAAAGCCGTGGGATCGCTGGCCGCGTTGACAACCTCGCTCAATAGAAACACGCCCATAAGCGCAACCAGAAATAAATTCGGCAGATTATTCAAGTTTCTCATTTGCTCCACGTTAAACATCGGTGTTGGTCTTTGGCAATGGGCGTACGGTTTTGTTCCGCGCCTAGGCAAGCCTGTGTTGTGTTTCAATATGATCAGCTATTTCGGCGCAGATTTGTGAAGTTTACGCCACAGTTGCATTCCGCGCAGTGACGATCCCAGTTTTGCCGAAGAAATGAGGCTAACATCAAGATTCGCCTAGTTTACGGTTTCGGAGGGTTGGGTTGGAAAAGCGCAAGAGAGTACTTAGCAAGGCAGCAACTAGACTTATTTGGCGGCTATCGCCGCTCATTCCGAAGGCTATTCGCAGCCGAGTCATCCGGAAAGTGTTTAAGCGGCCGCGCTACGACGAGACGTTGAATTTGAGTTTCCGACGAGCGGAAACCGAAGAAGAGTTTGAAGGAGCATTTAGGCTGGTCTACGAAAGTTACCGCGAGCTTGGTTTGATCAACGAAAATCAGACCAACTTGAGAGTAACAAAGTACCATGCGCTTCCGACAACAGCGGTGTTGATTGCTGAACACGCGAGTGAGGTCATAGCGACTCTGACAGTCGTCGTTGATTCTAGTCTAGGAATTCCCTGCGATTCACAATGGAATTTAGCAGAAATCCGTCAGAGTCATGTACGAGTGGCCGAAGTCACCTCGCTCGCAATCGCCAAACCTTGGCGAACTCGGCGTGGGGCGATCTTGCTTCCGCTCTGCAAGTTTATGCGCCATTATGCCGAGCAGATTCTTGCAGTGGATGCACTGGTGGCGGTTACCCATCCCAAAGTGGCAGCGTTTTATGAGGATGTTTTGCTTTTTCAAAGAGTTCCACGGGCGCGTGCTTCAAGCTATCGACATGTAAAAGGGGCGCCAGGTTTTCCTCAATATCTGTCACTTGGCGGGTTGGGAAACCGGAGGTTCCGACAAACCTTCAACCATCTTCCCGAAGCTGAGAACATTTACCAGTTTTTATATGAGCCTGCTTGGCCCAACTTTCACATGCCTAAAAACGTTCGAGAATCAGATCTCGCAGCCAATCAGTTCCAATCAGCAGGTCTTCTAGAGACCCTTTTCAGGCGCAAGTCAGATGTCGTCGATCAGCTAAGCGAACAAGAAAAAACGGCTCTTTTTAGCCGCTATTTTCACCGGCGATACTTCGATGTCTTTGCCCTCGATCGATCGGGCCTTGACACAAATGCCAGCGGCCAAAAATATGAACGACGAAGTGCCCGATTTATGGCTCAGATTTCGGCGCGGATTCGCTCGGTAAAAGCCAGTAGTGATGAACGTTCAATGCAAGGATTGGCGCTGGAGGTCTCGCGCGAAGGACTCTGTGTTCGTGATGTCGTTCAATCGCAAATCCAGCAGCGCGGCGAGGGAATCAGTGTTGAAATTACTTTGCCAGGACATGGCGCCCCTATTTCGCTTGAAGGCCACGTAGCCTGGGTGGATCAAAAATTCGGTCGGGTTGGGGTCAAACTTGCATCTAACTCTGATGTCAGCTGGCGAAGTTATATCGAGCGTCTAGAAAGATCGTTATTGGCCGACACAGAGTATTCGACGATATCGCACAGCGCTTTGCGCTCGGTGCCCTCAGGAATCGGAAAGAAAGAAAGAGGATAGCCAATTCGGCAAAGCCATATCGGTAGCTCGATATTTCTATTTCCCCTTTTAGCGTCGGCACCGGTAAATGCGGTCGTAAGAATATCTGCACCTACCGAAAAATGTTCGTCGGCACCATTGACGCCTAACTTCAGTGGCCGTCCGATCAACATCGCGTGCGCACCGATCACGGAAATATTGTGTGGTTGATACGCTATTTTCTGGCCGTTGAGCCAAGCCCACTGGCGGACAATGAGTCGCCCAGTATCAACGAGTGTTGCCACTGAATCCATTTTCGCTGAAACGTACAGAAATCCGCCAGACATCAAGCACGATGCAAGCGTTTGAAAAACGTGACCTGCCGACATCACCAAGGAAACTGTCCTACGCCCGGTCGTCGCCTTTGCGAGGACCTTAAGGAGTCTTGCGGCTGGAGCCGGAAGCCCCATGTTTTCGATGGACATTCCAGTTTTACTTTCTTCAACTTCGCGCCGATTGAACCGGCTCCAACGGAAAACGTCCTGGAAAGCTGGTTTCGAGCGGATGACATAGCTTTCGCTTCGAAGAAGATACGCCAGAAACTTGGGACGCAAAATCAGCTTTCGCATCGGCAGAAAGTGGACGCGGCAATCATTGTTTTGGTTATTGAGTGCCAGCAAAGCTTCGATCGTGGGTGATGCGATTGGTCGCCAAGAAAACGGAGTCCGCTGCGTTCGGCGTTGCAGGAGTTCTGCCGAGCTAATGGCGATTTTGTCTTCGGAACTTAGGGATGATGGCGTAATAGGAAAAAACGCAACTTTCATCCAAAACTCAGCCGACACGAGTTTCTCGAAGTCGGCTTCAAGGATTTCGAAGGTGATTCCCAACTTTTCCTCTTGTGCCGCAACTTGTAGGTGTTCCAGTAGCATGCCAAGGGACAGCAGTGTCGAAGTATGTCGGTTGCATAGGACGTGTTTGGCCGCAGCTAGGTCGATACCAATAGAAACGCTTGGCTGGTTGGAGCTGAGCTCCACCTTGATCCGCCAAGGTTGACAGTTGTCGCCAGTCGGCGTTCGCAACGCAACCGTGAGCATGCGATCGATTTGCTTTTGAGTGATCATGATTTCCCCATCAGGTTGCGCCGAGCTCGTGCTCGCTTGAAGCGTTGCCACGGACTGTTGCCGCCCATGGGAAGCCATTCCTTAGTGGCCGAATTTAAATATCCATCGATATGCCATGACCAAGGTGCTCGGACGACCTGTCCACGTCCAAGCAGGACCTTCAGCGCATAGGACCCTGCTAGCCCTGCACATAGGTAACAGGCCATTGGCGTCGAAGGCGCGCGACGTTCGCGAAAGTTTATTGAGTTTCGATCGACCAGGTATTGGGAATGTTTAAGTTTTGGAGATACTCCCAAAAGGAAGCGAAGCGCCAGTTCGTCCTCGCTAAGTTCGCTCTTAGGTATTGAAAAATAACGAAGCGGCGCCATTGAAAATTCGTCAAAAAATACCACCGAAGCTCCCATGCCAAGTGGGGCAACAGTGATGAAGGGCACGCCCCGTTTATGCAGTTCGTCAAACAGCAAAAAACGCGTGCGGAGGACGAAGAAATCGAGTCCGTCGACATAGAAATCAATCTGGTTTGTAAACGCCGCAAAATTTTCTGGGCTAACACCATCAGAAAATACAGTAATCTTGGCGCTTGGATTGATTGCCAAAATTCGTTCTCGTGCAACCTCGGTTTTAAGTCGACCAAGGTTTTCCATCGTCGCTCCGGCTTGGCGATTGAAATTCTGCAACTCAAAACGATCAAAGTCGGCAATGTGAAAGTTCTCAACACCAAGCCGCGCCAGCAGTTCGCAATAGTGACCGCCAACACCCCCGAGGCCCGCGATCGCGACCCTCTTGTTTTTCAGGCGTTCAAGCTCGCCCGGAGTTACCCAACCGATCGTTCGCGAGAATGCGAGCGAATGTGAAAACTCCTGAGTTGTTGGTCGATCAACTTTCGATTTCAGCATATTGTCTTTCACGATGACGCCAAACATTCTAAATATCAAATTCAGAATATAGGTGTTTTTTGACTCCGAATAATTATCGCTTCACGCTTTCAGCCATTCTGGTCGACTCAAATACCAGTTTACCGTCTTGGCGAGTGAGTGTTCGAAGTCTAGTGGAATATTCCACCCTAACTGTGCAAGCTTAGCTCCATCCAGAGCGTATCGCAGATCGTGCCCTGGTCGACTTGAATGAAAATCGACGAGCTCACTGATTAACGGTCGCCCTAATATTTTTGATATTGATTGCGCCATTGCCAGATTGTCGACTTCTTTTTCGCCGACAATATTGTACTTTTCCGATGTCGCTGCGCGCGATTGAACGAGAAACAATACTGCTGCTGCGACATTGCGCGCATGAATCCAGTGCCTTGATCCGGGAGTCTTTCGGTCGGCATCGGCATGAATAATAACCTTTTCACCTTGCAACACGCGGCGAATTACCAGTGGAATGAATTTCTCTGAATGCTGACGTTCGCCAAAGATGTTCATGCAGTGGGTGATGACGACAGGAAGTTTGTAAGTGTTCGCATATGCGAGACATAGTTCTTCACCGCCGGCTTTGGTTGCGGCGTAGGGGTTCCCAGAATTGTAACGATCCCATTCTTTATAGTTCACTCCGACAGGAGCCGGACCAAACACTTCATCAGTCGAGAAGTAATAGAACGTTTTTAGTTTCGACATTTTTCGAGCTATCTCAAGCATCCGCATGGTGCCGACAACATTAGCCATGACAAAGGGTTCGGCATTGTCAATGCTCCGGTCAACATGCGACTCAGCACCAAGATGAAAAATATGATCAATGCCACCAATCTCTTTTGTCATGCCGTCACCCAGCGGTTGACTGAAGTCCGCCGCCAACATCAAGACCCTTTGACCGTCAAAGCATTTGATATCGCGTAGGCGATCAAGGCCTTGCGAAGCATAACTGAGCTTGTCCATCACGACGATTTCCCAATCGGTGTTTTTCAAGAAATGTTCGACGAAATGATGGCCGACGAATCCGCAGCCACCTGTGATCAAAACGCGAGTTTTCATATTGTTCCCCATTAAGTGTTTAAACGGCCTCTGTGATTAAGTTCTGACGTGCGCTGAAAACTTCAACGACCAGCCTTGCAAAGCGACTCTGTGGTGAGTACGACGAGGCGATGTTTTTCATCTCTTGCGCCCGACTGCGGTACTCACTATGGTCGAGCACTTCGTGGAGAGTGCGTCGCAGGAGCTGCGGTGTAACTTGATCGGCTCGAAGTAAAACTCCGAACCCCGATTTTTCTACAAAGTTCATTGCTAGGTACTGATCAAGATTTTCCGCAATTCCGATCAGTGGGCATCCAGCCATAATTGCCTGGTTAATGCTCCCGGAACCGCCGTTGCAAATCATAAGCTCTGCTACGGCGAGGGCGCGATCTGCTGGAATAAAGTCGGCTATGAATGCGTTGGCCAACGGTTTGGCAATTCGATCTTTGTCTGAGGTCGCGACGAGGAGCTGCAGGTTTTCTTCGCCCATAGCCGAAAGCAGTTTTGGCAAAAGGCCCGTTCGGCCTGAGGAACCAAGGGACACAAACACAGCCCGTAGTTGAGGGTCAATTTGGTGCCACCAATCGGGCAATTTGGTTTGCGTGGACCAGGTCAGTGGCCCTAAGTAGCGATGATTCGATGGTCGATCAAAAGTCGGAACGACATCAGGCAGGTCGGGATACAGGACGAAATCACCGTGGCAATAGAATTCGCGGTAGTCGATCACTGGCTCTAGGCCGTAGTGTTTGAGAAATAGGTTGAAGGGCGCAGCGAAGGAACTAAACACGCTCGGCCGGAACCAATTAAAGAGTGTCTGGCCCAAGACCGGTCCAAGAACTGAGAGCACCGGATGCGAGGGCACAGTCCATAACGGATGGGCATAAGGGCTCCAATGCGCGTTGACGATATTGATCGTCGGCAGCTTCCTCAGTTTTCCGCTGACGGCAAGTGAGAGGCGGAAGTCACCGACGATCAGATCAGGTTCGAACTCATCGATTTGACGTAAGTCTTCTTCGACATAACCAATCAGTGTTTTCAAATCATATGGGTTTCGTCCGGCTTTGAGGCTTTTTAAAAAATGTTTTGGGGCAATGCTGGCAAGTGAGCCCTTGGTGAAGGGAAGTGAGCCAAGCAGATGATCAAACCCGGGAGCGCTGAGCAGTTTGATGTCATAGAAATTCGGGTTAAGCGAAGCCGCTAAGGCGCTGAGGCGCCCAACATGAGCGAGGGTCACGGCTTCGGCCATGAAGAGAATTTTTTTTCGCATCACGATATCCTTCCTTGGACGTGGTGAAATGTTCGATGATTTGTCTGATCGCTTTTTAGGGTTCTAAATCACTCCGTGTTGGTGGTTGCATCGGAGCGCGATGTAAAAGTGTGGTTCTGGGTTTCTTTTTAATAAGGCAAAATTCACTTGGGCTGGTCCGCATATATTCGCGAAACTGACGATTGAAGCGGCTCAAGTGAGAGTAGCCAGAGTTAAAAGCGGCGGCGGTGACCGTTTCGCCGCTGCTCATAAGTTTCAATGAATAGAACAGACGAAGTCGATTGCGATAGGCAACGGGAGAAATTCCATAGCAGGCCTTAAAAGCACGTCCCATAGCAACGCGCGAGACGCCAAGCTGTTGCGCTAGTCCCGCAATCAGAAGTTCGTTTCGATAGCCAGCATCGATGAAC from Deltaproteobacteria bacterium includes these protein-coding regions:
- a CDS encoding GDP-mannose 4,6-dehydratase; its protein translation is MKTRVLITGGCGFVGHHFVEHFLKNTDWEIVVMDKLSYASQGLDRLRDIKCFDGQRVLMLAADFSQPLGDGMTKEIGGIDHIFHLGAESHVDRSIDNAEPFVMANVVGTMRMLEIARKMSKLKTFYYFSTDEVFGPAPVGVNYKEWDRYNSGNPYAATKAGGEELCLAYANTYKLPVVITHCMNIFGERQHSEKFIPLVIRRVLQGEKVIIHADADRKTPGSRHWIHARNVAAAVLFLVQSRAATSEKYNIVGEKEVDNLAMAQSISKILGRPLISELVDFHSSRPGHDLRYALDGAKLAQLGWNIPLDFEHSLAKTVNWYLSRPEWLKA
- a CDS encoding ThiF family adenylyltransferase; the protein is MLKSKVDRPTTQEFSHSLAFSRTIGWVTPGELERLKNKRVAIAGLGGVGGHYCELLARLGVENFHIADFDRFELQNFNRQAGATMENLGRLKTEVARERILAINPSAKITVFSDGVSPENFAAFTNQIDFYVDGLDFFVLRTRFLLFDELHKRGVPFITVAPLGMGASVVFFDEFSMAPLRYFSIPKSELSEDELALRFLLGVSPKLKHSQYLVDRNSINFRERRAPSTPMACYLCAGLAGSYALKVLLGRGQVVRAPWSWHIDGYLNSATKEWLPMGGNSPWQRFKRARARRNLMGKS
- a CDS encoding glycosyl transferase family 1, which translates into the protein MRKKILFMAEAVTLAHVGRLSALAASLNPNFYDIKLLSAPGFDHLLGSLPFTKGSLASIAPKHFLKSLKAGRNPYDLKTLIGYVEEDLRQIDEFEPDLIVGDFRLSLAVSGKLRKLPTINIVNAHWSPYAHPLWTVPSHPVLSVLGPVLGQTLFNWFRPSVFSSFAAPFNLFLKHYGLEPVIDYREFYCHGDFVLYPDLPDVVPTFDRPSNHRYLGPLTWSTQTKLPDWWHQIDPQLRAVFVSLGSSGRTGLLPKLLSAMGEENLQLLVATSDKDRIAKPLANAFIADFIPADRALAVAELMICNGGSGSINQAIMAGCPLIGIAENLDQYLAMNFVEKSGFGVLLRADQVTPQLLRRTLHEVLDHSEYRSRAQEMKNIASSYSPQSRFARLVVEVFSARQNLITEAV